The Nicotiana tomentosiformis chromosome 2, ASM39032v3, whole genome shotgun sequence genome includes the window tctaaattgcaaatggtttaactttatgaaaccTAGACACCAAgatctataacttttatttgttgatcatctcccaattccttatagattgctagatataagcttccaaaatcagccttgtgcaacagagatttccaaactcttcccagatagcctatagtatatccaccataaccttttgtacacaactccaaatgacaaatggtttacttttatgaaaactagatataaagagatacaacttttatttttagatcatctccaaatttcttatagattacgagatataagcttccaaaattgggtCAGTACAATAGAgatttcctctatgcgatcgcgaaaaggcttctacgatcgcgattcacagtgtccaaacagcaaaattgctcttcgcgatcgcgaccgtttgtccgcgatcgcgatgcatacctctgtggccaaaaaccagtaactaaaaatggcctagaaatggtctgaaaccaccccgaaactcacccgagccactcaggaccccgtccgaacataccaacaagtctcaaaacatattacggacttagtcgaaacttcaaatcacatcaaacaacgctaaaaccacgaatcatatcccaattcaagcttaatgaaactaaaaaatttcaacttctacattcggcgctaaaacctatcaaatcaagtctgattgacctcaaattttgcacacaagtcataaatgacataacagacctatgaaaattttcagaattaaattccgaccctgaatcaaaaagtcaactccccggtcaaacttccaacttaaacttcatattttcgtcatttcaagcctaatttaaccacgggctttcaaataatttttcggacacactcctaagtccaaaatcaccatacgaagctattggaataattaaaactctattccggggtcgtttactcaaaagtccaactctggtcaactctttttatttaagtttcaaaaatgagaattgttctttcaatttaatcccgaatctttcgaaaatcaaactcgaccacactcgcgggtcataatacatattaagaagctgttcgagaccttaaATTACTGAacgaggcataaattcttaaaacgacaagtcagatCGTTAcacttccgaaaatcaaactcgaccacacccgcgggtcataatagatattacgaagttgctcgagaccttaagtcactgaacggagcgtaaattcttgaaacgacaagtcgggtcgttacaagtagcTATAGAACAGTAGGTCCAGGATGCACAGGGGGAAGCTCCATGACGATGTCtttaaattgaacaatattaattaaagtatttttctctttaatcgtttaacatctttaaatatattccgatattttttatattaatatttaatcgataaattttctatttaaaaaatacttaggttgataaattttctatattattattttatatgttagtttcttacATTTTGTTTACTAAAATTCGGTACGGTTTTGTTTGAACTGTAATctttttttcagatatttttgggttataagagaattaaatatttaatttcatAACTAATCAagatatatttaataattattcatataaaaaatacttaggttgataaattttctatattattattttatatattagtttcttatattttttgactaaaattcggcagggttctgtttgaactgtcatcttttcagatatttttgggttataagtgaattaaatatttaattttcataactactcaagatatatttaataattattcatataaaaaatatttaggtTGATAAtctatattaatattttttatgtttgttTCTTACATTTTTGACTAAAATTCGGTAAGGTTTTGTTTGAATTGTCAtctttttcagattttttggGGTTATAAgagaattaaatatttaattttcataactaatcAAGATATATTAAATAATTGTTCATATAAAAATTACTACAAACTTAATACTAAATAGTATTTAATTTATTTCATTCGTAACGATTTATTTGTTAGCTTTTATATTTTACCCAGAAATCCAGTAGCGTCTCTTTTGTACTGTCtactaattattttatgattcataTCTAATAGTTGATTGTTATCTAATAATATATTTAATCCATAATTGAGTACTCTAACCGGGTTAGTTAATGAGGGCACGTAATTTTTATTCTAGACTAAAGAATCCTAAAAAGTACTAAAGTCACACTACTCTAAATGGTCATAAACAACGTCAACTAACATAAACTAAAATTTATCATCGGTTTTACTAGGTTAAAGGGCACTACATAATAATAAAAGGCATAACATATCACTAAAGGGCATTAAACAACAATAAAGTCATATATTATTATATGTACAAAACTAAAGTCACATATAACACTAATTATTCAACAAAAGaacaatatacaattttcataattttttgcacataaataaactaatccggataaaaaataaaaaaaataactatATCAAAAAACGATCACAAAAAGCATACAACACAGTAAAAACAACTAATTAGTAAAttatatacatgagttttacTATAAAAGTGAGTCGGAATACCTTGTTTTAGAGTTTTTTGAATTGaaaaaaattgatgatttgacCACCGAAACGAGCAATAGAAGAGATTCACTACACGACAACACCTTGGATCGGGTGTTAGTTCGCTAAAATAAGGAGGGGACACGATTTTTGGAGGACGAGTGGGCTCCAATGGAGCTTTAAGCTTTAAAAATTGTTGGgggttggggggagggggggtttaCCTTAAGATTGGGCCCTTTTTAATATAGGTATAGCGTGATGTGTTATACTTGCCTGTCTTTCATTTAAAAATCAGGGGATGgtatgcgctataccttaacggacaataAAAAATCAGGGGATggcatgcgctataccttaacggacaaacgtgtcgTTAAGGTATACCCTATTTTTTCCACCTATTTTTATGCTTTGAGTCCAAAAATACCTCCAGAGCATGGGGGTACAAATAGAAAAAGCAAAATAATGTAAAACCGGAAGAAGGAACCATTGATGAGCCAATGTTGTTCGTAAACAATCCAAACGAAACtaatttattttgtataatattttataCAAATAAAAAAATCTCTATAATTCAATACTATGAAACtacaaaacaccaaaatatgaaAAGAGGTAACCAAATTATTTGCTGTCTATGACCATATCTTCAGCTGCCGATTCATCGCCAAAATCGGACTCTAAGTCAAAATCCCAATTACCAACATCATGATTAACAATAACATCAAACGTAAACATAACTTCATCCTCTGCACTTTCAATTGGCATCTTATATCTACAAATCGGACACGATCCATTAATCCCTAGCCACTTCGCAACACAATTTGAATGAAACTTATGTCTACACGGCATCTCCTTAGCTTCATCACCGACTTCGAATTCTAACAAACAGATGGCGCATTCGATCCCTTGTTCAAAAACCGAAACCATCGGCATCGATTCAATTGACGCTTTAGTTGCAGGTAAAGGCGCTTCCTTAACCTCAATGAAAGTAATTGATCTGTTCGTTGCGTCCACCACTACCCTTACCTCAAGTGGATGTTCTGGTAGCGGAGAAGTGGCGGAGAAGTGGATGATATAAGGGAGGATTATTGATCTGGCGTTCCTTGAGGTCAGCTCTTCGAGAGATGGCAGTGATGACATCTCCGCATCGGTAGATAATGGAGCCATTCCACACGATGCTGTAGCTGACTATGGTTGACGCGTGCGCgcgagagagagagaaaaagtaACTTTTGAAAGGAGGATAGTCTGTCTTATAGGCTGCTTTGGTAGCGTATGGAGGTGACGCGTTCTAGACGTGGgattgagaaagtttagagtccAAGTTCAATGTAATTATAAgtaaatttttatatattaagTAATAAGTAGTAACCTTATAAAAATAGTAACGAACATATTAGTAAAGCAGCTAATAATAACTTGTTGAGTATAAGTTACATATATTGAGAGTGTACAAAAAATAATTGTGCTAGCAATACAATTTAACTAGCTATAGGTTATACTCTTTCTCTCATATTGTAATATCAAACTTAATATAGAGAGTTACCTATTATAGTAGGTCAATGGaacataattaaaaaaaatctttGTATTGAATTGTAACTCTAAATTTATAGAGTTTTAAGTTATATAACCGTTAGtgtaaaaaaaagatttttttttatcaaGTAACCTTAAGAATATCAACACGTAAGCTTTATTAAAATATGAGATTTATAATTTTACAAACCTACAACAATAACTTTAGATAACTTAATCGTGTAAAAATATTTTAgactaactatatatatatatatatatatatatatatatataaaacttcgAACAATATAATATTCTGTGGGATAGTAGTATTGGACGGGAAGAAGATTTTGTAAAGTTGACAACTTTACCAAACATGATAATTAGTGAGTTACTATTGTCTTAATGGTtgatttatttttccttttcgatgtctgtctatatatatatatatatatatatatatatatatatatatatagcttttgTTAATGAATACTCTCTCCGGATTATTTTATAATATGATATTATTAGGCACGAAAGAAAGAGAGATAGACTTCGATACATTCGGGGACGGCCCTTCCATAAAGCAAGTAAAacaattgtttacccgtaaaatggtacaattaaatttatatatggttacttgacaagtgaactaatttgatcctaaaCTAATATAATAATCAGagaaatacacaatacttagccgtagaatgtagatgaaatagcaaagatggTGATTCCGTGAACACGATTTCCaaacacagcaatgatgagatcaaaaagcgagAAAGTGAAATTGCATAAAGTTTTGTATAGAATACAGTATATGttcttgccagaaaattcgtgtcatttACAATGGTAActtagctcactatttatagttatgcctaggaaaaaggtcctaggatcataccCTCCTTTAATACTAATTATGatggtcattgatgaagatgtaacgttgagtataaatgccaaattctctgtaacggaccatcgctcttaatgctgtagaatattctttAGTAAATGCTACcaggcgcagagcatttaatacacttttataaACGTTATCCGTTCTGGTGACAAGCGTAGTGACTGCGTTCGGTCCTCAGCCATCTCATCTTGGATTtcacgtgtcctccttttagtcagccacatgtcatatcatattttaccctatacagatagtcacCCTGccttccggtgacataactttatgTTATCGGGAAGTTGGTAAAAATActtttttggcgggaattactataattccctctgaaggTCTCTTACAGTTGATTAGACACACGTCTCTCAGTATATAATGCCccaaacacgcgtcatcccatgattcagcaccgCTTtttccgattatcgaggtaatcatggccatgaatttagccgccaaaatttcacttatacgcaactttcttttcctttgcgtttcataatttcttgagcttctgatttgcatccttgttttccatcctttctctaattttcttcaaacacaaactctttaCCTACTTCTTTtgcaatggcttcttcctccaaaCGTGGTGGTTCTAtaaagaataagaacaaaatcGAAGATTCCACTCCCCCAAcagtggattccatcatcccaagacg containing:
- the LOC104094586 gene encoding uncharacterized protein — protein: MAPLSTDAEMSSLPSLEELTSRNARSIILPYIIHFSATSPLPEHPLEVRVVVDATNRSITFIEVKEAPLPATKASIESMPMVSVFEQGIECAICLLEFEVGDEAKEMPCRHKFHSNCVAKWLGINGSCPICRYKMPIESAEDEVMFTFDVIVNHDVGNWDFDLESDFGDESAAEDMVIDSK